Proteins co-encoded in one Paracrocinitomix mangrovi genomic window:
- a CDS encoding RNA polymerase sigma factor: MKTDLKNSTDESLMKAVQIGELNAFNEIYLRYSDRLLYFLYKMLGQDEATAQDILQEIFITIAEAPDKFDCNKNFKTWVFAIAANRCKNHFRDHKNKFTSLPDNFDHQDVFVDTQNENGLEEMQQRLNMAVQKLHPAYKETFVLRYFEGLTNEEITEILDCPLGTVKSRLHNALKILNQELKEFYSQLNL; this comes from the coding sequence TTGAAAACAGATTTAAAAAATAGCACAGATGAATCCTTGATGAAAGCAGTTCAGATCGGTGAACTCAATGCTTTTAATGAAATATATCTGCGATACAGTGACAGATTGCTTTACTTCTTGTACAAGATGTTAGGGCAAGATGAAGCTACTGCTCAGGATATTTTGCAAGAAATCTTCATCACTATTGCTGAAGCTCCGGATAAGTTTGATTGCAATAAAAATTTCAAAACCTGGGTATTTGCAATAGCTGCCAATCGCTGCAAAAATCATTTCAGAGACCATAAAAACAAATTCACTTCCCTACCCGATAATTTTGATCATCAAGATGTGTTTGTAGATACTCAAAATGAAAACGGATTAGAGGAAATGCAGCAAAGACTCAATATGGCAGTGCAAAAATTGCATCCTGCTTATAAAGAAACCTTTGTGCTGCGCTATTTTGAAGGATTGACGAACGAAGAGATCACTGAGATTTTGGATTGCCCATTGGGAACCGTAAAATCAAGACTGCACAATGCTTTGAAAATATTGAACCAGGAACTTAAAGAATTTTATTCTCAATTAAATCTATGA
- a CDS encoding DUF6624 domain-containing protein, which translates to MEKIALLFILFFYCQLSTAQGPPDKYIQLRDEAAALYKKGEYKASAYKYEEAFNSWDGRSIDNDLYNASCSYALAGIKDSAFKHLNHLASFDFIYNFDWWTIDKDLNSLHDDPRWEEVINQLKANYEKYKAGFNQDFVAFLDSIYIDDQTDRLLYRSYRDNFGLKSPQFDSLNKVIHYKDSINLVKIEAFLDEHGWLSPDSISENGSQTIFLVIQHTSNIEVQVKHLPTVRKAVADGYLNGSNLALLEDRVALKLGKKQLYGTQIGYFADEKRSYVLPVEDPKNINKRRAEVGLPAIQEYVSIWNFEWDLKQYKKDIKKHQKLKKAAKRNAK; encoded by the coding sequence ATGGAAAAGATAGCCTTACTGTTTATCTTATTTTTTTACTGTCAATTAAGTACTGCTCAAGGACCTCCTGATAAATATATTCAATTGAGAGATGAAGCAGCTGCGCTATACAAAAAAGGTGAATATAAGGCTTCAGCTTACAAATACGAAGAAGCTTTTAACAGCTGGGATGGCAGGAGCATAGATAACGACCTCTACAATGCTTCTTGTTCATACGCGCTAGCAGGTATAAAAGACTCAGCATTTAAACACCTTAACCATTTGGCGTCATTTGATTTTATCTACAACTTTGATTGGTGGACAATAGATAAAGATTTAAATAGTTTGCATGATGATCCTCGTTGGGAAGAAGTAATCAACCAGCTAAAAGCCAATTATGAAAAATACAAGGCTGGATTTAATCAGGATTTCGTTGCATTTTTAGACAGCATTTACATTGATGATCAAACCGACCGATTATTGTATAGATCGTATCGAGATAACTTCGGTTTAAAATCACCTCAATTTGATTCACTAAACAAGGTGATTCATTACAAAGACTCAATCAACCTTGTAAAAATTGAAGCATTTTTAGATGAACATGGCTGGCTCAGTCCTGACTCAATTAGTGAGAATGGATCTCAAACTATCTTTTTAGTAATACAACACACAAGTAATATTGAAGTACAAGTAAAACATTTACCAACAGTTCGCAAAGCAGTAGCAGATGGTTATTTGAACGGAAGTAATCTGGCCTTACTTGAAGATAGAGTTGCTTTAAAACTGGGAAAAAAGCAGCTTTACGGAACACAAATAGGTTATTTTGCAGATGAAAAAAGATCATATGTTCTTCCGGTTGAAGACCCAAAAAACATCAATAAACGAAGAGCCGAAGTTGGGTTACCCGCAATTCAAGAGTATGTTTCTATCTGGAACTTTGAATGGGATTTGAAACAATACAAAAAAGACATTAAAAAGCATCAGAAATTAAAAAAAGCTGCAAAGCGCAATGCTAAGTAG
- a CDS encoding MOSC domain-containing protein — translation MNKAKVVSVNKSETHNFSKEVCSKITLIKGLGVEGDAHMGSTVKHRSRVKQDPNQPNLRQVHLIHAELFDELKSKGFNISAGDIGENITTHGIDLLNLPKDTLLTIGKSARIQITGLRNPCHQLDLKQNGLMKAVLDTDEKGNLIRKAGIMGIVVEGGEIQAGDEITIELPEKPFVKLERV, via the coding sequence ATGAACAAAGCAAAAGTAGTATCCGTTAACAAAAGTGAAACACACAATTTCAGCAAAGAGGTTTGTTCAAAAATCACTCTTATAAAAGGATTAGGCGTTGAGGGTGACGCACACATGGGCAGCACAGTCAAACACCGATCAAGAGTGAAGCAAGATCCTAATCAACCCAATTTAAGACAAGTTCATCTGATACATGCTGAGTTGTTTGATGAGTTAAAAAGCAAAGGTTTTAACATCAGCGCAGGAGACATTGGCGAAAACATTACAACACATGGAATTGACCTCTTGAATTTACCAAAGGATACTCTTTTAACTATTGGTAAATCAGCCAGAATACAAATCACCGGCCTTCGCAACCCATGTCATCAACTTGACCTAAAACAAAACGGATTAATGAAAGCAGTTTTAGATACTGATGAAAAGGGCAATCTCATTAGAAAAGCCGGTATTATGGGAATTGTGGTAGAAGGCGGAGAAATACAAGCTGGTGATGAAATAACTATTGAATTACCTGAAAAACCATTTGTCAAATTAGAGCGGGTTTAA